TCGTCAGGATCCTCACGCCGTTCAGCGATTGCCCGGGGACGGCCAGGACCGTCCCCGCCGCCCCTTCGACGGCCACGGCTGCCCACTGCCGGCCGCCGGACGAAACGACGCCGCGCAGCGCCAAAAGGGGACGATTCAGGATCCCATCCGGCGAAGCATCGTCGCCGCCGTCCCATGATTCGTCCCACGCCGCCGCCCGCTTCAGGACGTCGAGCCGCCGCTGCAGAATCCGTTCCAGTTCGGTGCTCCGCGCGACCGGCGCCGGTTCCTCGGGCGCCGCCGCCGCGACGGCGATTTTCGCGGGACGAAAGAGCCGACGCTGCCAGAAGACGGTGAAAATCAACGAAAGGATCGCGCAGCCCCAACAGAAAACGCCGGCCGCCGTCCTGATCTTGCCGGGAATCGCGCTCACGACGCCGCCCCCTTCCGCAAAAAGGCCGACAGCGTCATGTCCACGCCGAACGACCGCTCGCCGGTACGGCGCGCCTCCACGCGGTCGATGCAAAAAAACTCGCGGCGCGCCAGCAGTTCGCTCAAAAAGGCGCGGATGCCCTGCCCCCGCGCCCGCAAAGCCGCCTCGAGACGCACCGCCCCAAGCCGATCGGGATCCGGCGACAGGGACACGGCGCACTCGACCTGTGCCGCCAGCGCGCCCTGTTCCAGCGCCGCCTTCAAATCTTCGGGCGTGTCTGCCGGAACGATCGGCAGTTTGTCGAAACGATCCCGCTCTTCCCGCAAAGCGGCGATCCGAGCCGTCAGCGTTTCTGCGCGGGCTCCGCGGCGCTCGGCGAGCAGCCGCAGCTCCACCGTGCGCGTTTTCAGATCGTCGATGCGGGACACGATCCGACTCTGAGCCCACACCACGGCAAGCATCAGCGCGACGGCCGCCAGCCCGCGAAAAACGGGCGCCGTCACCGTGAGTTTTTTCATCGTCCCCGCCTCGTTCCTTCCAGACACAGGAGCAGACTTCCGCCGCTCAGAAGCCGGCGCTCCGTGATTCGCAGCGGCGCGTAGGGCAGACGCGCAAGCTTTTCGAAGACGTGATCCACGCTCTCGCGATCGGCGAACAGGATCTCGATCCGACAGCGTTCCCGGTCCGCCGCGACGGCTTCCAGCTCCCCCGTCTCCGGCAAGGCGCCGGCGAGCGCCGTCAGGATTTCAAGCGCCGGCGCCGAGCTTTGCCCGTGCTCGATCATGGCCCTGAGCTGACCGTCGTGCGCTTCAAGCTCCCCGCACACTTCGCTCAGACGCGCCGCGGCCGCCGCCGCTTCGCGCTCCGCTTCCAAAACCGCGGCGTACTGCGACTGCAGACGCGGCCACAGCGTCAGCGCGCAGATAAAAAACTGCAAAAAACACAAAAACATCACGGCAAATGCCCCGTATTCGCGCAGAAAGCGCTTCCATCCCGGCTCGACCGGCTCGAAATAGGAAGCCGGCAGCAAATTGAATTCAGTCTTCATGAGCGAACCTCAGCAGCAAACCGACGACGTCGTACCAGCCGGGATCGGCCGGAGGCACGAGAGCCGCCGGACAGACTCCGTCGAAATCGATCTCCCGCGCCGCCGCGCGCAGATTGCCGAACGGGAGCGCGGCCGGCGCGGAGGCGTCTTTTGCGATATAAACCGGCGGCGCGGTCCCGCCGAAGTTTTCGGAAACATAATCCAAGGTCCTGTTTATTTCCGAACACATCTGCGAATTCCAGGCAAACTCTTCGGCCGGGAGGGCGACGCTGCGGAAGACCAAGCCGCTCCCCTCGGAGACGAACGCGCAGTGCAGCGAACCTTCGCGTGCCATGACCAGCAGGAAACGCTCTGCGGCGATGACGGAAGCGAAAGCGCGCGTCGAGGCGACGATCTGCGGTTCCGCGGCGAAAACGCGCCCCCGCGAGCCGCGCAGACTTTCGAGAAACGGCACAACCTGCGCCTTCGCACAGGCCGCGCCCACAAGGCTCAGCCGGGCGCCGGCCGGCGCGGCCGCCTCGCAGAGATCGAACAGCGCTTCGCCGAAATCGAACGGGAAATAATCGGAAAAACACCACGCCATGGAGGCGCGCGCCTCTTCCAGATCGGCCGCCGGCAGGGAAAACAGCTGAAAAATGCAGTCGGCCGACGGGATCCCTACGGCGAAAGGGAGCCTGCCCCAGCGGAACGCCAATTTTCTGCGCAGAAACGCGCCCAGGGCCGCCCCGTCCACCAGATGTCCGCGGCTGACCACCCCGTCGGGAAGAGAGATTTTATCGGCGTTGACGAGCCGCGCCCGTCCGCCTTCCCGCAAAAGTTCGCCGTAGCACGCACAGCGATCGCGCAGCGCCAGCGCCGCCCCCGCGCAGCGTTCAGTTCTCCGTTTCCACAGCATCGTCCCGCTCCTTCCCCGAGCACACCGCTTCAGCGAATCCGCCTGGACAGCCTGACTTCGCGCGTTTCTCCCCGTCCCGGCCAGGTCACCAGGACCGTACAGATCCTTCCCTCCGTCGAAGGCGACAGGTCGACAGAAACGTCAAACGAAGCGAAGCCGCTGGAAAAATTTTCCAACAGCTTCTCTGGCGAAGGGACCTTCCCCAACGCCTCCACTTCCTCGACGCACGAAAGCGCCCCCCGCCAGGCTTCCTGACGACGGCGAAGCTCAACGGCGGCGTGCAGGTTTTCCGTAAAGGCGGAGGCCAGCAGAGGCAGAAAAACAGCCGCGAGCGCCGCGGCGATCAGGCACTCGACCAGCAGAAAACCTTTTCTCATCTCGTCCCTCGTCATGAGAACGACCGCACCGCCTGCAAAATCGGCAGAAAGATCGCCGCGACGACGACCGCGGCCGCCAGCCCGACCGCGATGATCAACAGCGGTTCGAGGACGGACGTCAGCCGTTTGATCCCCTCGTCGAGCGCTCTTTCATGCCACTCTGCGGCCCGCAGCAACATTTCGTCCATTTTCCCAGTCTGCTCCCCCGCCGCGATCAAAGTCGCCGTGACCGGCTGCAGCAGAGCCAGTTCCCGGGCCCGAGCCGCCAGGCCGACTCCCCGGGAAGCGGCGTCGTGCAGTTCCATCAGCGTCCGGGCCATCGCGGTGTTGCGAGAAGTTTCCGCGCTGAGCTCGAGCGAACGCAGCAACGGCACGCCGGATTTCAGCAGCAGCCCCAGACTGCGCAGCGAACGCGCCAGCGCCGCTTTCGCCCGCAGCGCGCCGACGACGGGGACCTTCAGCCGCAGACGGTCGATCGCCAAACGCGCCCCGGGCACCCGGCGCAGCCCCCAGAGCGCGCCGGCGGCGGCAGCCAAGCCGGCAAACAGGAAAGACAGGATCAGCGGAAGATGTCCGCTCACGTAAAAAAGCCGAGCCGTGAGCGCCGGCATGGGAATTTTCAGACGCGCGAAAATCTCGTGGAACTTCGGCAGAACGAAAACGAACATAACCAAAAGCACCGCAAGAGAGAAGAACAACACCAGCGCCGGATAGGTCAGCGCGGAAAAAATTTGGGAGCGCAGCCGTTCACGGCGCTCGTACCGTTCCGCCACAAGCTCCAGCGATTCGGAAAGCCGCCCGGTCTCTTCGCCGACGGAGAGCATCATCCGGTCGACCGGCTCGCCAAAACGGCCGTCTCTCATCGCCCGGCTCATGGCTTGTCCGCCGTTGACTCCCCGGCACACCCGCCGGATCTTTTCGATCATCGGAACGCAGCGGCTCGTCTCCGCAAGCCGCTGCAGGGAAACGCCCAGCGGGATTCCCGCCGCGGTGAAGAGCGCCAGCTCCCGGAAAAACAACGCTTTCTGCAGCAGCGGGATCGTGCCGATAGCGCGCAGTTTACGCCAGAGCGACGCCGCGGGCCGCGCCGCTTTTTCCGAAGCGCCGGCTTCGATCGCAAGCGGCAGCAGGCTCTGCCGACGCAAAAGCCGCGCCGCTTCCCGCGCGTTCGTGCCCTCGACCACGCCCGTTCGCAGCTCTCCGGCGGAAGACCGGGCCCGATAGGAGAATTTCATGACGTCATCGACCGGCCGTCCAGAAGACGCTTCATCTCTTCGCCATCAAACGCGCCGGCAAGGGCGGCTTCCGGCGCGATGCGCTCCTGCTCGACGAGCCGCAGCAAAGACTGTTCCATCGTGTGCATGCCGTCGCGCTGCGACGTTTGCAGCATCGTCTTCAGCTGCGCCGTGCGCGACTCGCGGATCGCGCTCCGCACCGCCGGCGTGGCGACGAGCATTTCCGTGGCCAAGCAGCGGCCGCCCGCGCGCTGCGGGACCAGCCGCATCGCGCACACGCCCGCCAGCGAAAGCGCCGTCTGCTCGCGGATCTGCGCCTGCTGCGCCGCCGGAAAGACGTCGATGATGCGTTCAACGGCCTGGGACGCGTCCGGCGCGTGCAACGTCGCCAGCACCAGATGGCCGGTTTCGGCGGCCGTGACGGCGGCGGAGATCGTCTCGCCGTCGCGCATTTCCCCGATCCCGATCACGTCGGGATCCTGCCTCAAAGCGTCCCGCAGGCCGGCCGCGAAGCTCGGGCAATCGCGACCGATCTGACGCTGGTGAAGCAGCGCCCGTTTGCCCTCGTGCACGAACTCAACGGGATCTTCCAGCGTCACGATGTGGACGCGGTACGTCCCGTTGAGCCAGTCGACCAGAGAGGCCAGCGCCGTGCTCTTACCGCTCCCGGACGGCCCGGTGAACAGCAAAAGGCCGTGGCCTTTCGCGCAGAGTCTTTTCAGAACCGCCGGCAAACCGCACTGTTCCGGCGCCGGGATTCGAGCGGGGATCAACCGGATCGCCGCCGCGGGCTGGCCCATGCTCCAGAAGCAGCTGAGGCGGAATCGCCTCAGCGCGGAGGGAGCGCCGAATTCATGCGCGGCGCTGACGCTTTTATTCAGTTCCCAGTCGTCCCATTCCGCCGCGGAGAGCATCCGCCTGATGGACGCCAGCAGCCATTCCCGGCCGACCACGGCGCGCCCGCCGTCCTCGAGCCGGCCGTCGACGCGGAACAACGGCGCGCGGCCGCAGGAAAGATGAACGTCGCTGGCCCGGCGCTCCGCTGCTTCGTCGAACAAAGCCCACAGATCAGGTTCCGGCATGGCAATCACCTCACGTCGATGGCGCCGAAAACTTCTTCGTAACTCGTCACGCCGGCCAGCGCTTTGGCGATGCCGCCGCGCTCCAGCGTCCTCATGCCCTTGCGGACGGCCGCCTCGCGCAGCCTGGAGACGCTTTCCTCGCGCGCGATCAGAGCGGAGATTTCTTCGTCGACGGCGAGGACCTCAAAGATCACCGTCCGTCCCGCATATCCCCGGCCGTCGCATCGCGGGCAGCCGACAGGCCGGTAAAACACGCTGCCGCGCGGAAGCTCCAGGCGCTCGCATTCGCGTTCGGGCAGCGCGTACGGCTGCCGGCAATGAGGGCAGAGTTTGCGCACCAGGCGCTGAGCCATCACGCCGCGCAGCGCCGAGGCCACGAGGAAGGCAGGCGCGCCCATGTCGATCAGGCGCAGCGCCGCGCTGGCGGCGTCGTTGGTGTGCAGCGTGCTCAAGACGACATGACCGGTCAGCGCGGCGCGGACGGCGAGCAGCGCCGTTTCGCCGTCGCGGATCTCTCCCAGCATGACGATGTCGGGATCCTGGCGCAGGATGGAACGCAGCGCCGCGGCGAAGGTCAGCCCGCTGCGCTCGTTGACCTGCACCTGAGTGACGCCGGAAATGTCGTACTCCACGGGATCTTCCACGGTCACGGCGTTGAACTCGGCAAGGTTCAGCCGCTCCAGCATGGCGTACAGCGTCGTGGTCTTGCCGCTGCCGGTGGGGCCGGTGTTGAGGATGACGCCGTTGGGGACCTTCAGCAGATCCTTGATCCGCGCCAGCTCTGCGGCCTCGCAGCCCAGTCCTTCGAGCCCGCGCAGCGCCCGCTCCCGGTCGAGGAGGCGCAGGACCGTTTTCTCGCCGTGGACGGAGGGAAGCGTGGAAATGCGAAGATCCACTTTGCGCCCGTCGACGTCCCGTAAAATGCGGCCGTCCTGAGGAAGACGGCTTTCGGCGATGTCCATCCCCGCCATGATCTTGACGCGCGCCGTCACGGCCCGGTGGATCGCCGCCGGAAAACGGACCGCGTCCACAAGCCGGCCGTCGATGCGGAAACGGACCCGCGACTCTTTTTCGCCCGGCTCGACGTGGATGTCGGAGGCGCGTTCGCCGATCGCCTGAGCGATCATGCTCTCCACGATCCGGGAAACCGGCGAAGCGTCGTCCAGACGTTCCGGCGCCGCTTCGTCGTTCCTCTCGTCGTGCAGATAATCCGCGGAGAGGCGGGCGATGCGTCCCGAGAATTGATAGGCGCGGCGGATCTCGGCCGCGAGGTCGGGAACGGTCGAGGGGACCAGCTCCACCCGCCGGCGCGTCAGCGTCTGCAGTTCATCGGCACAGGGCAGGCGCCGCGGCTCCTCCGCCATGACGCGCAGATGTCCGTCGGCAGCGATCGTCAGCGGCAGGACGCAAAGCCGCGCCGCCGTTTCGAACGAGATCAGCCCCAGCGCCTCCGGCGCAGGATGCAGCCTGGCCAGCGCCACGCGGGACGGCGGCAGAGCGCCGCTTTCCCCAAGCGTCATAGACGTCATCTCCTTACCTGTAGAGCGTGTAATAGATCCCCGACGACGGCGCCGGCAGAACCGACGAGACGGGAACGACAGCCGGCCCGTCCGCGCCGTTTTCCAGCACCACGACTTTGCCGTCCCGGACCGCCAGAGCGGCCGCCTTGTCGGAGAGCGTTTCCGCAGCCGCGAGCCTGCCGGGCGTCAGATCGACGACCTGCAAAACGCGGCGCTCCTCCTCCCGGCCCAAGAGGTAGAGCAGCCCGTCATAGAAAAGCGCGCTGACGACGTCATGAAAACCTTTGAGCTCCAGCCACCAGCCCCAGCCGCTGCCGCGCCAGGGCGCCGCGCTCCAGCGCAGACTTTTCAGCCCCGCCGGCGCGGCCGCGACCAGAGTGTCCGCGCCGTTCCCGCCGACGAAAGCCAGCCACAGCCCCCGGGGCACAAGGCAGGGGATCGGCGCGAAACAAAAATCCAACTCATCGAAGAGCGTTATCTTTTCCAGATCGATCCGTTCGGAAAAACGAAAACCTTCCACCTGGCGCAGAAAAATCTGCACGCCGCCGCGGCTGTCGCAGAGCGCCACACGCTGCAAGCGCCCGGAAGAATCGTTCAGGGCCAGCGGCGGCAGGCAAAGTTCCGCGTCGCCGTCGCCCTCGCTTTGCCCCGTCAGTTTCCCGCTCAAAGCGTCGTAGCTCAGCAGCCGCCCGCGCGCGCCGGCGCCGGAAGGCACCAGCAGAGACCATTTTCCGGCGAGGGGAAACGCCAGCGGCGCCGCCGCGGCATACCCGAGCGGCGAACAGCCGTCTTCGACGCCGCCCCAGCAGAGACAGTCGCCGTTTGCCAGATCCTCGCGCCCCCAAAGAAAAGAAGGCGCGAGGGGATCGGTCACGTCGAGGCAGAAAAGGGCGCGGGCCCCCGGCCCCAAACTGCCCCACAGCAAAATCCGTTCCCGCGAGGAAACGGTCACCCGCTCCGCCGTCAAACCGCCGGCCGTCAGCCAGGGCAGCTCCGTCGGGGACCTCGCCCGCGCCAGGGCCTCCGCCCGCGTTTTCCAGCAGAGCTGCGGCGGCGCAAAAGCCCAGCGTTCTTTTCCCGTCGCCGCGTCGAAGGCGCATATCAGCCCGTCGTCGGTCTGGACGTACAGAGAGTTTTCCGCGTCGACCATGGCGGCCGGAAACGGCGCGCCCGGCGACGCGTCCCGCAGCCGGGCGCGCCACTCGTCCCAGAGCGCTTCATCGACGCCGAAGTAATTTCCCGCCGCGGGGTCGTACCCACCAAGCGGGCGCAGCTCCCCCGCCGCCGGCCCGTCGCGCCCGCACGGCACGACGAGCACCCGGCGCGGCGATCCGACGGACGACTCCCAGATGATCCGTTCCGTTTCGAACGCGTCGCCGAAGAGACGCTTTTGTATCTTGCCCTCGTCGCCGCAGGGACTTGGGCGTTCCCGCCGCAGCGGCACGTAACCGCCGCGGCGTCCGTTCTCCCGGAAGAGCAAAGGCGTCCCCGTCAGTTCCCACTCCGAATTCCGCGAGAAACTGGAAAGTTCCCGCCGGTTTACCGGCAGCGCCGGCGCCTCGGCCCGCAGACTTTCCGCCGAAAACAAAAACAGGACCGCGAGAAATCCGAGAAATCCCGGCCGCATCATCGTTCCACCAGGACAACCCGCTCGAGCGTCACGGCATGAAGCGCGTCCGCCGCCGGTAAACGAGGACGCGCCGTGACCGCAACGCGCCAGGCCCCTTTTTGAAAAAGCGGGCGTCCCGCCTGCCTCGCCTGAAGCTGCGCGTACGACTGGCGAAAAAACAGCGGCGGCTCGCCGTCCGGCCACATCCCGCCCACCGCGGGCGGATACGCGGCGACCCTTGAATTCACATTCAAAGAGGGAGAAACGGTAAAAAGGCACCACTGAACGCGACTCTCCACCTCCGCGTCAGCCGTGGAGAACCGTCCGATGTCCGGCGGCACGGCGATCTCCAGCTGTTCCGGGCCGGCCGCAGGTGAAACCGGCATCATCCCGTATCCTCCGCGCGGGTTTTCCGGTTTGCGCTGAAAAATCCACCTCGTGGCGCGTTCAAGCGCGTCCCGCGCCGCCGCGTCAAGCTTCGCCTGCAGGATGGAATCGCCGACGCTCCGCTGCAGCCCGCGCCAGCGCGCGTACTCCAGCGCCAGCATTCCGGCCAGGGCCGAGACGACGATCAGCAGGACCGCCAGAGCGCTGCCCCGCCGCTTCAGAGTCCGAGCTTCCATGTCCGCGAGGCCTCCAGCGCCTTTTCTCCGGCGGCGAACTGCACTTTGACGCCGAGCAGACGCCGCTCTTCGTCAAGGCGAAACCCCAGCGCCTGCACGCCATGAAACATCGGCTGTTCATGACTGCCGTCATGATAATCGACATAGACCGTTCCATTTTTAACGAAAACCTTCATCGCCAGAAGCCGGCAGACCGGCGTTCCCCACGGCACGGCAAGGGGTGCCCGCGCCGTCACCGTCGGAGATTCGCCGGCCGCCTCGCGGACGATCCGCACCGGCACCTCCGTCCCCGGGAACAAAAGCCAGCTGACCGACAGCCTGGCGTCCGTCGTATTTTCCTCTTTGACGGCGCCGGAAAAAAGACTTTTCACCGGAACGTTCGCTTCCGCCTGGAGCTCTTTCAGCACGACATTCCCCGTCGGCATGCAGGAGACGAGACGGAGCGTGTTCCCCCAGCCGGCGCCGGCGGAGCGGAAACCGTATCCGTCAACGGAGTCGCCGACGGAAACGTTTTTTTGCCAGAGCGACCAGGCCGGCATGGAGTACAGCGGCAGCGGGGGCGAAAACAGATCCGCCTGCCAACGTTTGGGCAGTCCGACGCCGCAATGCTTCACCGGAGTTTCCAGAAAAGCGAAAACGCGTTCCGCGCTGCTCCAGCCGGCCCCTGAGACATAATCCTCGCTGCGGTGGAAGGACTCGACGGCATTCTGCATGACGAAAAGGGCGCCGCCGCTCAGCAAAACAAAAAGAGGAAGCGCCGTCAGAACCTCGACAAGCGTCATTCCTCTTCGTCTGCGTTTTCCGCTTCGCATCGCGCCGGCCTCCCCATCACTTAAACACGACTCTCAGCCTCATTGAAACGATAAACCCAATAAGTTATTTTTTATTTTATCAGAACTGTTTTTTCTTATCAAGAGAGACCTCTTATATTTTATGAAGAAGTTCACAAAAAATACGTTCGTTTTTGAACGCCAATGATACAGTAAATCTGCTGATCGCATATCAGCACGGCATTCTGTCTGCTCCCGCTCTTTGGCTCTCCATAAGGAAAAACCATGCACGCCGATCGCAGCGACAGGGACGCACCGTTCTACATGTGTCGGCAGCCTCCGCAAACATGAAAGCGCGAGAACGGATCGCCGAAAGAAATCAGCGTCCCATCCTCGCGCTTGCGCCATCGACCGGTTCTTCTCCGCTCCTCCAGACGTTTTCGCCGCGAAGCGATCCTTTATGACGACGCGCTCAATCCCATTCTTTCATCAGCAAAAAGTCACGGATATTGAAGTGTTTGATGCCGTCTCGCCCCATATCGAACTCGTCCGATGAAACGACATATTTGGGGAAATTGTCGGGGATCCCTTTGTACGCGCCAAACTCGCGTTCGACCGTCTCCCTGCCGGCAAGCAGATAGGCGACCTGCACGTACAGCTTGCTGGCTCCCCTGCTGGCGACAAAATCGATCTCTTTCGCACCGTTTCGGCCAACGTTGACGCTGTAGCCGCGGCGCAGCATTTCCGTACAGACGATGTTTTCCAGCACTTGATCCACGTCTCTCATATTTTGACCGTAAACAGCTTCGCGAATGCCATGATCGGCAACGTAATATTTTTCATTGACCGAGAGAATTTTTTTACCGATAAGGTCCGCGCAGCTTATCCTGTTGAAAAGGAACGCATCCGTGCAGGCTCTGACATAGTTCAGAACCGTATCGTGAGCCGCGGCCCGTTTCTCGTTCTTGAAGTATTTGGAAATAGCGTACGCGCTGAAAGGATGTCCCACGTTGGCGACAACGTAAGCGACAATGCGTTCCAGAAGATCCACGTCGCGAATTCGCACGCGGCTCACGACGTCTTTCAGAATCACGGAGTTGTAGAGTTCGCGAAGATACTAAGCGCACGCCTCTCTGTTCTCGATCAGATGAGTCAGGAAAGGCATGCCTCCGAGCTGGATATAACTGCGAAAAGCTTCCGCAGCTCCCAGTCCCGGATTTCTCTGCCGCGACATCTCGAGAAACTCCTCGAACGAGAAAGGATAGACGACAAATTCGACATAGCGACCGGCGAGATAAGTCGCCAACTCCCCCGAAAGCAATTTTGCATTGGAGCCCGTGATATAGATGTCGCAATCGAAATCAACGCGGCAG
This sequence is a window from Pyramidobacter sp. YE332. Protein-coding genes within it:
- a CDS encoding type II secretion system F family protein — encoded protein: MKFSYRARSSAGELRTGVVEGTNAREAARLLRRQSLLPLAIEAGASEKAARPAASLWRKLRAIGTIPLLQKALFFRELALFTAAGIPLGVSLQRLAETSRCVPMIEKIRRVCRGVNGGQAMSRAMRDGRFGEPVDRMMLSVGEETGRLSESLELVAERYERRERLRSQIFSALTYPALVLFFSLAVLLVMFVFVLPKFHEIFARLKIPMPALTARLFYVSGHLPLILSFLFAGLAAAAGALWGLRRVPGARLAIDRLRLKVPVVGALRAKAALARSLRSLGLLLKSGVPLLRSLELSAETSRNTAMARTLMELHDAASRGVGLAARARELALLQPVTATLIAAGEQTGKMDEMLLRAAEWHERALDEGIKRLTSVLEPLLIIAVGLAAAVVVAAIFLPILQAVRSFS
- a CDS encoding PilT/PilU family type 4a pilus ATPase, with the protein product MPEPDLWALFDEAAERRASDVHLSCGRAPLFRVDGRLEDGGRAVVGREWLLASIRRMLSAAEWDDWELNKSVSAAHEFGAPSALRRFRLSCFWSMGQPAAAIRLIPARIPAPEQCGLPAVLKRLCAKGHGLLLFTGPSGSGKSTALASLVDWLNGTYRVHIVTLEDPVEFVHEGKRALLHQRQIGRDCPSFAAGLRDALRQDPDVIGIGEMRDGETISAAVTAAETGHLVLATLHAPDASQAVERIIDVFPAAQQAQIREQTALSLAGVCAMRLVPQRAGGRCLATEMLVATPAVRSAIRESRTAQLKTMLQTSQRDGMHTMEQSLLRLVEQERIAPEAALAGAFDGEEMKRLLDGRSMTS
- a CDS encoding GspE/PulE family protein, which translates into the protein MTLGESGALPPSRVALARLHPAPEALGLISFETAARLCVLPLTIAADGHLRVMAEEPRRLPCADELQTLTRRRVELVPSTVPDLAAEIRRAYQFSGRIARLSADYLHDERNDEAAPERLDDASPVSRIVESMIAQAIGERASDIHVEPGEKESRVRFRIDGRLVDAVRFPAAIHRAVTARVKIMAGMDIAESRLPQDGRILRDVDGRKVDLRISTLPSVHGEKTVLRLLDRERALRGLEGLGCEAAELARIKDLLKVPNGVILNTGPTGSGKTTTLYAMLERLNLAEFNAVTVEDPVEYDISGVTQVQVNERSGLTFAAALRSILRQDPDIVMLGEIRDGETALLAVRAALTGHVVLSTLHTNDAASAALRLIDMGAPAFLVASALRGVMAQRLVRKLCPHCRQPYALPERECERLELPRGSVFYRPVGCPRCDGRGYAGRTVIFEVLAVDEEISALIAREESVSRLREAAVRKGMRTLERGGIAKALAGVTSYEEVFGAIDVR
- a CDS encoding PilC/PilY family type IV pilus protein: MRPGFLGFLAVLFLFSAESLRAEAPALPVNRRELSSFSRNSEWELTGTPLLFRENGRRGGYVPLRRERPSPCGDEGKIQKRLFGDAFETERIIWESSVGSPRRVLVVPCGRDGPAAGELRPLGGYDPAAGNYFGVDEALWDEWRARLRDASPGAPFPAAMVDAENSLYVQTDDGLICAFDAATGKERWAFAPPQLCWKTRAEALARARSPTELPWLTAGGLTAERVTVSSRERILLWGSLGPGARALFCLDVTDPLAPSFLWGREDLANGDCLCWGGVEDGCSPLGYAAAAPLAFPLAGKWSLLVPSGAGARGRLLSYDALSGKLTGQSEGDGDAELCLPPLALNDSSGRLQRVALCDSRGGVQIFLRQVEGFRFSERIDLEKITLFDELDFCFAPIPCLVPRGLWLAFVGGNGADTLVAAAPAGLKSLRWSAAPWRGSGWGWWLELKGFHDVVSALFYDGLLYLLGREEERRVLQVVDLTPGRLAAAETLSDKAAALAVRDGKVVVLENGADGPAVVPVSSVLPAPSSGIYYTLYR
- a CDS encoding DUF4143 domain-containing protein, which gives rise to MILKDVVSRVRIRDVDLLERIVAYVVANVGHPFSAYAISKYFKNEKRAAAHDTVLNYVRACTDAFLFNRISCADLIGKKILSVNEKYYVADHGIREAVYGQNMRDVDQVLENIVCTEMLRRGYSVNVGRNGAKEIDFVASRGASKLYVQVAYLLAGRETVEREFGAYKGIPDNFPKYVVSSDEFDMGRDGIKHFNIRDFLLMKEWD